In the Arachis hypogaea cultivar Tifrunner chromosome 20, arahy.Tifrunner.gnm2.J5K5, whole genome shotgun sequence genome, CTGGTGGTTTTATCGTTAAAGGAAGAAAAACCATGGGGAAACGTGTGCTGCATCGCTTACGCAGAATTTGCAATAAATGCAAATCTTGGTAATGTGACGTTAGATTAGACACGACGGGCTGAAGGGCTATGGACTGCTATGAATAACGTGGCAGACGGGACTGGTGGtgagtttataaaaaaaatgattacTTGACTAGGCAATGGGGAGTCACTGAATGGGAGGTCAGTAACGGGGAACAATTGTACTTTtcataaataacattttttatacGAAACAGAAAACACATAAATAAAATGATTGCAAAATGAGTCATCCAGCGGCAAAAATCATTACATACTACATAATACATATATTAGATAGGataaccaaaaaaatattgagaaCACAATCCTATCCTATTAGTCAAAGAGGTGGACAAACAAGATCAACTCATAATCTGCCCGACAATGCACGCACAGAATATGAGCAGCACCTCCATCACCATCGTTTAAGTCCCACCCTCTACCATAGCGTTGACGGCGGTAAATAGCACCCATGTTTCCATGGCTTGGACATGCATGCGAAGAACAGACTAAATTCTCTGCGTTTAGCATTGGCAGGCGACGCATGTGTGTCCACATCCCCTGGATAACGCCGCAGAACACCAATTTGCAGATTGTTAAGGCACCGGCCGCCTCAAGCACACGAAATGTTTGTAAGCCCTTGTTCTTTGACTCGAAGTCGTCGCGTAGCATCAGCATCATCGACACCGTGTACTGTGTTGCCGAATGGCCCTGGGCTGTGATAACGTGCATCATTTCCATCCCCGCAAGACGACTCCCGCCGAGGAAAAGGTCAGACACAGCAGACCGAAACAGAACTTCCAGGTTCTCGCTCTGCCTGCATCGCGCTAAGAAGTTTCTTCCTGCCTGGTGCATGGGACTCATACTCCACCACCGTTGGTCCCAAATTGGAATCAAGGCGAATCGGTAAACGATATCCTCCTCCCCTGCGTTGCGTGCAGCGGTGCACGACATCCTGAGACTGCACAAGTCCCTGACGGACTGTGCTGCGGTCCTCCCAGCAATTAAGGTCCAAACATCGTGGGGAAGGTTGGTGGGGCCTGTCGGACGATACATCTCCTTTCCTTGTATTGAATGCATGAGACGATTGATGAATGGGCCGTTATGTGTAAGCAGTGGACAACACAAAGGCTCCAAGCAGTTATCGCAAAGGCTGTTGTTTACGGTGTCTGACTGTCCATCTTTATAGTCACCCGGTGCCGTTTGTGATCGAATTACATCGGTTGTGTACCGTACCTCTACACCAACTCAGCCACACTCACATCGATTAGGGAGCCTGCCGCTTCATTCCCGTCGCCTCGCACACGACTTCCTTAGCAAACACGTCTCTTGTATTCAGAGTTCtttttgttgatattttttttaaactttccGGTCAGTAACTTTATGACTTTCGTTTTGTCCATTTCGTCGCTCGGGATTCCCAATTTCTTTTTTTCTCTATATGTTTTGTAGTACCCGGTCAATATATCCCACAATAAGTATCGGTTTAACCAAAGAACAGTTTGCCTGTTATCCGTTGGGATATATAAACGAGTAATTGGGTAGATAATATAAATCCGTCAAATTCTTACATCAAGGATATATAAAAAACAAACCATTCATTAAATAATATGTCAATACTAAACCTAATATTATGCGTCAATACTAAGCCGAAATATTATACGTCAATACTAAACCTAATATGCATGACAATCCTAAACCCTAGGAATGTCTACGTATCGTTCCACCTCGTAGTCGGCGCGACAGCGAATGCACCGAATATGGTCGGCGCCTCCGACATCGTGGACGGAGCCCCGCTCTGCCGCCCTCCGGCGGTAGTCATAGAGAAGACCCATATGGCCTCGGGTCATGCATCTGGTCGAGTAACAGACCGTATGTTCTTTTCCCTTTTTCGGCATATGGACTTCATCTGGCCAAGAAATTGTGAGGACCGCGAAGCAACTCGAGTAACATGCGGGGAGTAAGTCACCCGCTTCGAGCGTGCGAAATAGTTTCAAACCTTCTTTTTTGGCCTCGCTGTCGTCCATTCGGATGAGCAACTCCATTGAAAGTGCATACTTGGCAGCGTCTACCCCATTGCTTGCTGCATTCTGCAGCATTTTCCATCCGATGGCGTGGTTACGTCGTATGTAGAGCTCCCGCAGCGCCTCCCGAAACAGAAGCTCCGGGTGACCAATCTCAATGCACCTCTCGAAAAATCTTCGCCCTACAGGGTCCCGTATCCACAACCAATTCATCTCATGCGGGGGTGGTATGGCAACCATCCTGAGCACAGTATCCTCGTCGCCTACATCGCGCGCAACGCAACACGTCATACGAAACCTGCACAGGTCCGCGATGGAGTTCGTCGCGACTTTAATGGCTATTGCTAACCAAACGTCGCGGGGTAGTTCGAAGGCGGTAGACAAGCGCTCCATTGTAACTTCACGTTGGACGAGGGACTGGCAGTGTATATGCTTAAGACGGTGTTATCCAGTGGTGTTGAGAATAGGCATGCTAGTATATTTATGGTTGAGGATCACCCTTTGGAATCTAGTTCCCTCGGACTTAACCGACGCATCTTTTGGTTGGTGAAATCCATTAtcgttttttcaaaaaaaaatataaaaaaaaccttCTATGCCCTTGCATTGTAAACAGAAATAACATTATTAATTGAGGGCATTTATTAGATTTGTCGTTACGCGTTGGTGCGTATTTactcaatggttaggagggttaaaataaaatctaattaaaatatattttaactaatcatcatcgcattcattcatatgtatatatataattaaggaaGATTAGTCTTGAAAACTTCAACAGGCGTCCATGCACGAAATACGAAACATGAAAGGAAAGGCCGTAAACACACAAAGTCTTAATTTGCGAGTATGATTAACTTGAATCAGCACGCATGCTCACAGTGAACCCAAATAAAAAACTAGAGAAGGAAGCAACCTAATACTAACTTGGCCATGGGGACATAGGCGTCATAGCTGGCTGAACCATGTATCCTACGCAGTACCAGGTGGTCGACTTAGGTGTTCTTCTTTGATTTCGTCCGCCATAACTCTGCCTTGCTCAACACACGATCCCTGAGTTTGTTGAATGGTGTGCTGGTCAGGTTTACCGCAGTTGTCGCCCTGATCTCGTTCTCCCGTAACTGCAAAACGGTAAACGATCGGATTTAATGTGTCCCTATGATATAATAGCCGTAATCTACGTTTTTATTTTAGCATACTTACAATCCCGTCCATGATCGGGTTGAATTTGTCCCCCATGTTGAGCCACCCAATGACCCATATCCCGGAGTTCATGCTGAATGTTGGTCGGACGAATAGACAGTAACCGTCAGTATGTATTCCGGAAAAAAAAATGCTTCACTCTCATACATGCATGTTTCACTTTGTGATAACATACCTCTGTCCACAATTTGGTATCCCTACAGGGCTCTTTATCTGGAAATCTCCAAAGTTGCTTGGTAAGTTCATTAAGTGCTTCTCGTAAACTGCCTGTGTCACGTTGTATAAGACCCTTGCCTGCACGAACCGCGAAACATAGGTCAGAAGGCTATTATGCACGTCATGTTCCATGCTAtgccaaattaaattaaagactACAATCAAAATGGTTGCATGGTATGCCAAATTAAAGTAAAGACGAAAATCAAAATTGTCTGGTAACCGTTTTCCGGATCCGGTCTTCCCGATGAGGCGTCTCGAACTGGTTCGGCGATGAATCGAGGTTGTAAATTGCCCGGTCTTTGAAAGACACGAGCATCAGAAACCAATGGCCCAAGGCGTTCTGTATGGGGACATAAATCTGCACAAAATAAAAAACGTATATTTAATCCACTTAAGACACTTGTTCGTGGTTTAGGTTTCGATTAACAAATGGTACTCCGTCAACAGACAAGTTCAAGGAATCGGGATGGCCTCATCCATTTCTCCATGTAACGATTGTGCATTAGCTCCGTCGTCTCCCCGTTCAGAATATCATCCTACAAAGACAACGTTGACGAATAAAATAAGTCATGTTCTATAAGTATCAGAGCGCGGACGACTGTCAACGAGCGTTAACGGCGCAATGATTCATTTCGAGTACCAACAGCAGATAGAGTTAAGTTATCGAGATACACGGCGGAAGGCACCAGTACGAGGGGGACGTGGCAAGGATCTCAGCACCGGTCATTGTCATGGCAACCATATGTATGATCTGGTAACGaagagcagcaaaaaaaaagaacCCGATGAAGTATCGCGGTACGTTATACGTGTTTTTTCGTCGTCAAAACAAGCGTAGACATGTGCCATACCTTGTCGTCAACGTCATTTCCCGGTAGTAAGGAGTGTAAATCAACTCTGTTCGCGGACTTGACTCCAATACGAACAAGTTCCTCGCTACAGTAGGAGGAAAGAGTTTAGGCGGGAAAATAACCGCGATAAGCGGGTTTAAGCGGGTTTAAACAAACACATGCTCGAGTTTTACCATGGATCAAGGTTCCCGTCGAACACGTATGCAAATAGGGCCGACTGTCGGTTGTTGAAATCCATGGCAGGGGTGATCTTGAACCTCATCTACAACACATGTTTGTCAAAAGTCAGTCGGTAGTCACATTTTGCGTTAAACTAACTAACTGATTATTTACCTTCTTGCTCGTTGAAAGGGTAGACTTTTCCCTGTTGGGGCCGGATCGCACAGATCTATCGGTTCCCTCACCAGAATGAGGCCGTTTGGCATTCCTAGTTGCCGATGGTGGTGTTCGGAAAAACTTTCGCATGATGCTGTCGGTTGCTGTCAGGGGTTGACTACTATTCTCAGCCAGATCTGGGGCAACCGCGTTCCACTAGAGATGCCAGACGCAACTTTCATGGACTGCAGGGTTGACTGTTCATCCGTCTCTccgtcagaatccaacaacacgATAGTTTTCTCGGGGATTGCAGCAGCTGAGTAGTCGGTCTCCTTCACAAGGTCCCTCTGTCAAAGTGTAAGCTAAATCGGTTTATGATAAGGAACACCAACAAGACAGGTTACATACATGGCCAAGGAGTAAATCCTAACCTGAACCTTTTCCACGAGGCCCCTCATCAAGTCCTTGACGATGAGACCGATCTTCGGAAACGACCAGTCCTCTTCCGACTGGCTCTGATCACCCTTGACCGCATTAACATCATCCGGCTGTCGAGCTTCGTCTGAGGTTCCGGAGTCAGCTTTGGGTCCACCGGGGAGCTAcatattataaaaacaaaaatgtcCAAAATCGAACAGTTATTTGTTGAAAGATTGTGTGAAGTACACCTGAGCAGAAGATTTACCTCGGATGCTTGCGGGGGCTGCGAGTGCTCAACTGTATCTGCGTCGTGGACCTCTTCGCATACGTCCCTGCATGTACCCCGTACGTGGTTGTTAATGCGAATATTCGTCTACCATGCATATGCAACGTACTGTATTTTGTTGTATTGTAATAGTCATAAATGAAACTTGTCTAACCTGTTGCATGTGTCACCGTCGGAGCTCGATCGTGCTTCTCCGTCGCccattgtttttccttttttttcttggtGTGTTTCGAATAATGGTGGCTTAGAAGGATGGGTGGGTATATTTAATTGCAAAGACCCTTGGAAAATCCGACGGTTGTGTACTCTGTTTACGGATGCGTCTATGATAACGTTACTCGGGTGTTGTGGGTGGAGTCACGGGTATACGTTGTAATCGTCACACTCGTGACAAATCTTTCGCCCGTAAGGTACGTTCGTATGCGGCCTCGTTTTATGGTCTGTTCCGTATCCAAAAGTGTAAGTTCTGAGTGACACTATATATACTGTAAAATTTCCTTTTGCAATCACTATTCTAGGATGATTGCGGTCAACTCTATCCAAAACTACCGACAGGCTTCCATTACGGCGCTAAATCTGACCATGCCTTCCCCACCCCCTCCAcccattattttaaaaattatatcgtACAGGCATGGGACTGCGTGCAACTTTTGCAATGGGCGTAATGCTTTATTTCCTACATCAGTACACCGCCAAAAGGCATTCGTTGGGAGATGGGACAAAGCCAAAATGGATAATACACTAGATACCTTTATCTATTCGGTTCCCTTCCCATCGTACCGATCAACCGGTTTGTCCAAAGATTGTGCCATACTTGTTTATGCATAAATATCTATACATAGTGTATTGTCTCATACCCCGAATTGACATATACACCTGCTAGTCTGCAGCTATCCAGACCCTAGGTCAGTGCGTCACAGAGTTGCCCACCTCATGCGCATCAACACGAACGGCACGGATTTGGAACGCCGGCCTCTCTTGGGAACCGAAACGCCAAAAACTTATTTATTGGTGCGCCTTTTTAATAGGAGGGCATTAGATcctttatatatttttagttcAATGGTAAAGATTATCCCGAATATAATTTAATGTAATtggttatttaatatttttttagcttTTGTGTCAGTagattattttaaaaatgttatttttttatgtttattattggtatataaaaaatataggtGGGCGTATATAAGAAAATTAAGAAtacgtaaaattaaattaatcagAGTTAAATATTTCGGATTATGTTAAGTGCCATCTTCAACTTCTTCAACGGAGATGACGTTGCCGGAGAAACCTTCTTCGACGTTTCTGGCCGAAACAGCACGGCTCTGGTATTCAACGGATGAGGTAGTTTCGACGAAGCTCGGTCATATTCTTTGCTTATGTTCGTCAGATCTTCGTCGTTGGTGAGGGAGATCAAGGTTTCTAAGTCTTCGTTCGGCAATTGACACCAGAACGTCACAGACGAACCGCACAACGCTCCTACCTTTACCAACAAGTCTGCACAACGCAAAACATAAACATGTTAACGAACaatcacagaaaaaaaaaacgagcAACACTTAAAATTGAGAGAGAAACAACACTAAAAAATGGATCTGAGAAGCAAATGGAACGATCCACGGTGACTCTAGTGTGGCCACCGATGAAACGGATCCCGCCGTCGGTAGCGCGTGGGAGGTTCTTGCCGCCGTAGCTGCAGAGGAGCTTAATCGTACGGCCGGGACTCGTTTCCATGGAGATCTACTTGGTTAGTTCGAAAACAGAAGAAGCTTAGAAGATTCTAGAAACAGAAAACTGAAGAATAGGAGAGGTAAAGGAAAATTTGAGTCGTTGTTGGCGGTGGAGATAATAGAAGGGGCAGCTTGCGACGGCAGATGAAGGAGAAAAAGAGAACCAGGtgaaggaaggagaagaagataacCAAGAGTAGGAGGGAGCGACGGTAATAATAACACGATAATGGtccaactaatttaaaaaattaaactaaatatatTCATTcaagaaattaataaataaattctttattttttaagtaattgCAAAAAAAGATtccattaaaattaatatattattttggccttctctaaaccctaaactctaaaccctaaaccctaaaccctaaaccctaaatcctaaaccataaaccctaaaccataaaccgtaaaccataaatcctaatccataaaccataaatcataaaccctaaaccataaaccctaaaccctaaacctcgaACCCTAAACCATagaactataaaccctaaaccataaatcataaaccctaacccataatccataaaccctaaaccctaaatcctaaagcctaaaccctaaaccctaaaccataaaacctaaaccctaacccatggACCATAAACCttgaaccctaaaccataaatcctaaaccctaaacactaaaccctaaccgtaacccttaaccctaaaccctaaaccctaaaccataaaccataaaccttaaaccataaaccgtaaaccttaaaccctaaaccctaacccatggACCATAAACCTTGAACACTaacccataaaccataaaccataaaccataaacactaaaccctaaccgtaaccctaaaccctaaaccctaaaccctaaaccataaaccataaacactaaaccataagccataaaccctaaaccctcaaccctaaaccctaaaccttgaaccataaaccataaaccatataccctaaaccataaatcataaaccctaaaccataatccgtaaaccctaaaccctaaaccataaaccctacaccataaaccatgaaccctaaaccctagaaccataaatcataaaccctaacccataatccataaaccttgaatcctaaaccataaaccataaaccctaaaccctaaacactaaaccctaaaccctaaacactaaaccctaaccctaacccttaaccctaaaccataatccctaaaccctaaaccataaaccataaatcctaaaccataacccataaaccataaatcataaaccctaaaccataagccctaaacactaaaccctcaaccctaaaccctaaaccttgaaccataaaccataaaccataaatcctaaaccataaatcataaaccctaaaccataatccataaaccctaaaccctaaaccataagccataaaccctaaaccataagacataaaccataaaccataaaccataaatcataaaccataaaccctaaccctTGAACCctgaaccataaaccataaaccataaaccatatatcctaaaccctaaacctaaacctaaaccctaaaccataaaccctaaaccccaaaccataaaccttgaaccctaaaccctaaagcctaaaccctaaaccatagaacactaaacactaaaccacaaaccctaaaccctaaaccctaaaccataagccctaaaccctaaacccgaaaccatggaccctaaaccctaaaccctaaaccccaaaccataaaccttgaaccctaacccctaaaccctaaaccctaatccatggaaccctaaaccctaaaccataaaccataaaccctaaacactaaaccataaaccttaaaccctaaaccctaacccataaaccctaaaccctaaacgatggaccctaaaccctaaaccataaaccataaaccctgaaccataaaccctgaaccctaaacactaaaccccaaaccataaaccataaaccctaaaccataaacctatatatatatgtgtgtgtgtgtgtgtgtgtgtgtgtattttttctcataaattcacttttttttaaacttttaataattCATTAATTACTTTGTATTTActgaatttttcaaattttttacaaaaaataaaatatcaaaattattaaattacaaaatacgaatgttaattatttttcctttttaatttttgaatataattttACTTTACTTACGATAGCATATTTAAcgcaaaaaaataaaacataccaaataataatattttaatttctgaatataatttaattctttattaacataaaaaattaaaatctaaaaataaaaaataacgttATTAACATGgacaataataacaatgcaatattcaaaattaaataaatcaaactttaattattattattatttttaacgtCACAAATAAAtactcattaaaaaatataaaaatataattttttttattaacatgaactaaataatattaaaaatataattttgtctGCGCGTGTACTCCCAACTTTAACACGCGTCCATCAAAAATGTGTCCAACACATTTCATCacttgctgaaattaaaaggctTCAGCTCCATAGCATTACCCTTAACATTTATCCCTCACGTTATTATAAGAGAGAGAGGAAACCACGCTACATTTCTTGAGGCCACCTGCCTACCTTCGTCCTGgccaactatttttttttattattgttattattaatattattattattattaccattttttcatattttattgtatttaagGGGCATTTACGTTTCTTGATGTGACGTGAGTGACCGCTCAAGACGACCCGCGGAACAAGATGGTCAGACCCATCATGATGCCTAACTCTACGCGATCGACGACTATACAATACAGCAAATGTGAGAAAGTGTATACTATACGGTTCCCTTAAATGCTTATTCGATTGTCCCTGTTGTGGATAGTCTGACTCACTGCATAAGAAgggaaaaaaagggaaaagaaaagcaATTTCGAATATGGAAAATCAGTTTCTGGGTTCGTTGGCTGAGATGGGTGACCAGGTCTTTCCAGACGATCTTTTGATGGAGATTTTCACTCAAACAGACCCGAAGACGGCGGCGAGATGCAGAACCGCAAGCACAACCTGGCGTGTCCGACTGTCTTCCGACAGATTTAGGAGAGACAACACGCTCGCGAACATCGAGAAACACCGTAAGGTGTTGCTCCAGATTGGTGACCCGGAGACGTACGGTTCAAACGAATCTTTCTGTATTGTAAACTGTGTAGACGGAGGAAGAGTAGCCGCGCCAATGCCAGAACAACTGGGTCCCCGCGGATGGTGGACTGTTATCGGCTCCGATTGCGGTGTGATCTGCGTGCAGTATAGCACGACTGGTCCTGATTTGAGACTCCTGTTATGGAACCCGCTGCTGCGAGTCGCTCGGGAACTGGACGATCCGGCCGACAAACTACTTAAACAAGCCGTCTTCGGTTACGCATTTGGATACCGGGCGGGAACTGACAATTACTGCGTCGTCCATATGTCCAAGAAGCACGTCCTAGACAGGTTTTTGCACTGTAATATTTTCAATTTCGCAGATGGAAGCTGGAAACACGCGTACATAAACGATCAGCGTCTCACTCACCTCGACGAGGGATCAGCGTTCCACCTTGGTAAGGCCGTGTGGGTCAACTGGGGTGGACGTAGTTTGATGATTGCAACGCATGTGGTCGTGTTGGATGCAGAAACCTTTCTTCTGAGCAAGATAAGGATAAATTGTAGGTCAATTCAGCACGTGCAGGCGATGCGTGTGCTCGACGGCATCCCACACCTGGTCGGCTATGAACGATCCCCGTACGGAGGACTGTCGACCATATGGTGCAAGATTGACTTGGAATCGATGTGCATCGTCCCGTTCATCAAGCTAGGAGTTGCCGGTCAGTATGGCGTTCCATGGAATCCTGTGACCATCATGGGTGATCATATGATCACAGTACGCGAAAATAATCGCAAACGGGCTGGAGGCGTTAACGGTGCTGTTCTGACGAAAATTTCGTTGGATTAGATTAATTTTGTGAGCCGACACAGAGTCACCACATTCAAAGGTGAGTGGCCGAGAGACATGTCCCTTCAGCGCGTTATAATTGTGGGAGTGGGTTGTCTAGTTCCCTAAGGGAGCGGCCGATTGTGTGATTCGATCGAATATGCGGCAAGTAGGCTGTCACTCCATAAATCCGTCGCGAGTACATATGGACCAAGTGTAATCGTTGTTTGTATTCCGGGTATGTTTAAATTGTGCATTTCGAATGGATTGATGTGTATCGCAGTTTATTATACTTAGTAGAAtgcataggggaaacaaaaattatccaattAGATTGAAAACACAATGCCAATGCAATCAAATCCACACTACAACTCAGGCTAAACAAATCGTTTGAAGTAATTATGTTCTCCAGACgtgaaaaaaaaacataaaataggctTAGCTAGCGACTTCGATCGGGAAAAAGAACCAACAAGACGATCATGGATATCAGCACGATGATCACAACTCCACGCCTCCTCGTCATCACGACACTCGCAAGCATGTTGTCTTCCATGGCCGTAGAGGCTGCAACGGCAGCCTCGAGCTCTGCCCTTGTTTCATGCACACTCTGTTGCAAACGACGCAGCTCGTCTAGGAGTTCTTGTCTTGTCTTCTTCAACTCTGTGTTCTCGCTTCTAATGCACTCGTTTGTTTCCAGCAACCTGCGAATGACATCGGAATAACGAGCCGGCGGCTCTGGATCGTACCACTGAAAGAACGAGCATTTCCTGCTGGTTCCGTACCCAGAACATCCATAAAACCTTCT is a window encoding:
- the LOC112785480 gene encoding RAF-like serine/threonine-protein kinase PRAF; translation: METSPGRTIKLLCSYGGKNLPRATDGGIRFIGGHTRVTVDHLLVKVGALCGSSVTFWCQLPNEDLETLISLTNDEDLTNISKEYDRASSKLPHPLNTRAVLFRPETSKKVSPATSSPLKKLKMALNIIRNI
- the LOC140182962 gene encoding uncharacterized protein — protein: MYRPTGPTNLPHDVWTLIAGRTAAQSVRDLCSLRMSCTAARNAGEEDIVYRFALIPIWDQRWWSMSPMHQAGRNFLARCRQSENLEVLFRSAVSDLFLGGSRLAGMEMMHVITAQGHSATQYTVSMMLMLRDDFESKNKGLQTFRVLEAAGALTICKLVFCGVIQGMWTHMRRLPMLNAENLVCSSHACPSHGNMGAIYRRQRYGRGWDLNDGDGGAAHILCVHCRADYELILFVHLFD